In Ilumatobacter fluminis, the following proteins share a genomic window:
- a CDS encoding molybdopterin-containing oxidoreductase family protein, with the protein MTVTGPAPGDTTTDRRIGYSVCTICDIGCQLRSVAEDGKIVQILPHDSPAVARNICYKGTAAPHIHNHAERIRVPLKRVGERGDDRWEEISYEQAMDEIAGKLRTVVDTYGPEALAVSTSGWNTQTTHGFDRRFMNLLGSPNWISGVALCAGNTAAVNRLTYGWMPFPDISNSSCVVLLGHNPRKHSWTPIYNMIEGARKRGAATIVVDPRISDQAEKATIHLQIEAGTDSALLLGWLKVIIDEHLYDASFVDDWCVGFDELKARADEYPLDRVAGICGVPADRIAEAARIYARADGACIPWTPITDQQLDSTSGIRLQSILRAITGNLDVVGGETLNALNPGWLTEADLQLHDELGAAQRAKQLGYDTHPVFTYRTAEMLRPHLKRVWGREWVDQVMGCHMANPTEVFRAMADGDPYPVKAFITLGNNTLLSYPNQHQIHRALLNQDLIVAHEIFMTPTAMLADYVLPGDVFTERNHIADAWAWGNRLTVSERIVDPPGEASSTFRFWTDLGRRFGFEQQFPWDTLEQVLDHRLEPSGRTWTEFRDSVVMEMPPPAYRKYRKTGFATPSGKVELSSSILEALGFDPLPYYRAKPKPTEEYPYLVFSGVREDPFFQTGQRNIGVLRRRVPAPSFFVHPDDAARDGLVEGEWARLETPHGQVRATVSVQSGMRPGHLRVPHGWWYPETRGDVELAGAFVSSDAVLTIDSDELVDYEQGVPHFKGYPGRLVPCLPPDGMGRTTLEG; encoded by the coding sequence ATGACCGTCACCGGCCCCGCTCCGGGCGACACGACCACCGATCGGCGAATCGGCTATTCGGTCTGCACCATCTGCGACATCGGATGCCAGCTCCGCTCCGTCGCCGAGGACGGCAAGATCGTCCAGATCCTGCCGCACGACTCGCCGGCCGTCGCCCGCAACATCTGCTACAAGGGCACCGCTGCGCCGCACATCCACAATCATGCGGAGCGAATCCGGGTACCGCTCAAACGGGTCGGCGAACGGGGTGACGACCGGTGGGAGGAGATCTCCTACGAGCAGGCAATGGACGAGATCGCCGGCAAGCTCCGCACGGTCGTCGACACGTACGGACCCGAGGCCCTCGCCGTGTCGACGTCGGGTTGGAACACCCAGACGACCCACGGGTTCGACCGGCGGTTCATGAACCTGCTCGGTTCACCGAACTGGATCTCCGGGGTCGCACTCTGCGCGGGAAATACGGCCGCCGTCAACCGACTCACCTACGGATGGATGCCGTTCCCCGACATCTCGAACTCGAGCTGTGTCGTCCTGCTCGGCCACAACCCGCGCAAGCACTCGTGGACGCCGATCTACAACATGATCGAAGGTGCCCGCAAGCGGGGCGCAGCGACGATCGTCGTCGACCCTCGTATCTCCGACCAGGCGGAGAAGGCGACCATCCACCTTCAGATCGAGGCCGGAACCGACAGCGCGCTCCTGCTCGGCTGGCTCAAGGTCATCATCGACGAACACCTCTACGACGCATCGTTCGTCGACGACTGGTGTGTCGGCTTCGACGAACTGAAGGCCCGCGCCGACGAGTACCCGCTCGACCGCGTCGCCGGTATCTGCGGCGTGCCTGCCGACCGGATCGCCGAGGCGGCGCGCATCTACGCCCGCGCCGATGGCGCCTGCATCCCGTGGACGCCGATCACCGACCAGCAACTCGACTCGACCTCGGGCATCCGCCTCCAATCGATCCTTCGGGCGATCACCGGCAACCTCGACGTGGTCGGCGGCGAAACGCTCAACGCACTCAACCCGGGGTGGCTCACCGAGGCCGACCTCCAGCTCCACGACGAACTCGGCGCCGCGCAGCGGGCCAAACAGCTCGGCTACGACACCCACCCGGTGTTCACCTATCGAACCGCCGAGATGCTGCGGCCGCATCTGAAGCGGGTATGGGGTCGCGAGTGGGTCGACCAGGTGATGGGCTGCCACATGGCCAATCCGACCGAAGTCTTCCGGGCGATGGCCGACGGCGATCCGTATCCGGTCAAGGCGTTCATCACCCTCGGCAACAACACGTTGCTGTCGTATCCGAACCAGCACCAGATCCACCGGGCGCTCCTCAACCAGGATCTGATCGTCGCCCACGAGATCTTCATGACGCCGACGGCGATGCTCGCCGACTACGTCCTGCCCGGCGACGTGTTCACCGAACGCAACCACATCGCCGACGCATGGGCATGGGGGAACCGGCTGACCGTGTCGGAACGAATCGTCGACCCGCCCGGGGAGGCGAGCTCGACGTTCCGATTCTGGACCGATCTGGGCCGCCGATTCGGCTTCGAGCAGCAATTCCCCTGGGACACCCTCGAGCAGGTACTCGACCATCGTCTCGAACCGTCCGGCCGGACGTGGACCGAGTTCCGCGACTCGGTCGTGATGGAGATGCCGCCACCTGCATACCGCAAGTACCGCAAGACGGGCTTCGCGACGCCGTCGGGCAAGGTCGAGTTGTCGTCGTCGATCCTGGAAGCACTCGGCTTCGACCCACTCCCCTACTACCGCGCCAAGCCCAAACCGACCGAGGAGTACCCCTACCTGGTGTTCTCGGGCGTCCGTGAGGATCCGTTCTTCCAGACCGGTCAACGGAACATCGGGGTGCTGCGCCGACGGGTGCCGGCACCCAGCTTCTTCGTCCACCCCGACGACGCTGCCCGCGACGGCCTCGTCGAGGGCGAGTGGGCACGGCTCGAGACCCCACACGGTCAGGTTCGAGCAACGGTGAGCGTGCAGTCCGGCATGCGGCCGGGTCACCTGCGCGTGCCGCACGGCTGGTGGTATCCGGAAACACGCGGCGACGTCGAGTTGGCCGGAGCGTTCGTCTCGTCCGACGCAGTCCTCACGATCGACTCCGACGAGCTGGTCGACTACGAGCAGGGAGTGCCGCACTTCAAGGGGTACCCGGGACGGCTCGTGCCGTGCCTCCCGCCCGACGGCATGGGCCGCACGACCCTCGAGGGCTGA
- a CDS encoding patatin-like phospholipase family protein, whose protein sequence is MSGKVAFVLGGGGLLGAHEVGMLQALLEAGVRPDMVVGTSIGAVNGALVAADPTLDQVERMRDLWSSLSRADVFGGSIFSGLKTLAKSRTHVYGNERLRSLLDEALPVTLIEDLAVSFECVAASIEYARARYFDRGPIIDAVLASSAVPGLLPPVEIDGDHYLDGGLVASIPLDRAIARGAEQIFVLQVGRVEQPLRAPSQPWEVALVAFEISRRHRFLEALAAAPEHVRIDVLPTGDPKDFDDLRQYRDLGDTGRLIADSHAATETYLREHGLVP, encoded by the coding sequence GTGTCGGGCAAGGTGGCGTTCGTGCTGGGTGGCGGTGGGCTCCTCGGTGCCCACGAGGTCGGGATGCTGCAGGCGTTGCTGGAGGCGGGGGTGCGGCCCGACATGGTGGTCGGTACGTCGATCGGTGCCGTCAACGGTGCGCTCGTCGCTGCCGATCCGACCCTCGATCAGGTCGAGCGGATGCGCGACCTGTGGTCGTCGCTCAGCCGCGCCGATGTGTTCGGCGGCTCGATCTTCAGCGGCCTCAAGACACTGGCGAAGTCACGCACCCACGTCTACGGCAACGAACGCCTCCGGTCGCTGCTCGACGAGGCCTTACCGGTCACCCTGATCGAAGACCTGGCGGTGTCGTTCGAGTGCGTCGCCGCGTCGATCGAATACGCGCGGGCGCGCTACTTCGATCGCGGTCCGATCATCGACGCCGTGCTCGCCTCGTCGGCCGTGCCCGGGCTGCTCCCGCCGGTCGAGATCGACGGCGACCACTATCTCGACGGCGGACTCGTCGCGTCGATCCCGCTCGACCGGGCGATCGCACGCGGCGCCGAGCAGATCTTCGTGCTGCAGGTCGGCCGTGTCGAGCAGCCGCTGCGCGCTCCGAGCCAACCGTGGGAGGTCGCGCTGGTGGCGTTCGAGATCTCGCGCCGTCATCGCTTTCTGGAGGCGCTCGCCGCGGCACCCGAACACGTCCGGATCGACGTGTTGCCCACCGGCGACCCGAAGGACTTCGACGACCTGCGCCAGTACCGCGACCTGGGCGACACCGGCCGCCTGATCGCCGACTCGCACGCGGCGACCGAGACGTACCTCCGCGAGCACGGACTCGTCCCGTGA
- a CDS encoding lysophospholipid acyltransferase family protein, translated as MTLPPRWVRRFVLWPLPLILVWFYVASVPVLLIVAFVVSYRLPGSLRAVRSLGLATVYVFVEVAIILASFGLWVATGFGLRLRSRWSVQAHYRVLNWALRTLVGGGRRLFSLDIAVRGFIRDADGRHPVDPPGPIEHPLVVMSRHAGPADSILLMYELMVQFERRPRIVLKESLQWDPAFDILLNRLPTHFVRHGADRDEVLGLLRDLSSDMQPGDAFVIFPEGGNFTPRRRERAIEYFERQGRTAEAERARGLQHVLPPRTNGALAALDGCPSASPVFVAHTGLDEIAGPRDLWRAIPDHKVLDMVFVAVTRDQFPIDDADQVELMWAAWELIDRWIDDGRTAPPDPDA; from the coding sequence GTGACGCTGCCACCGCGTTGGGTCCGCCGGTTCGTGCTGTGGCCACTCCCGCTGATCCTCGTCTGGTTCTACGTGGCGTCGGTGCCGGTGCTGCTGATCGTCGCGTTCGTCGTCTCGTACCGGTTGCCCGGGTCGCTCCGGGCCGTGAGGTCGCTCGGACTCGCCACCGTGTACGTCTTCGTCGAGGTCGCGATCATCCTCGCGTCGTTCGGGCTCTGGGTCGCCACCGGGTTCGGTCTGCGGCTCCGATCGAGGTGGTCGGTGCAGGCGCACTACCGGGTCTTGAACTGGGCGCTGCGAACGCTCGTCGGTGGAGGGCGTCGCCTGTTCAGTCTCGACATCGCCGTGCGCGGCTTCATCCGCGATGCCGACGGTCGGCATCCCGTCGATCCGCCCGGGCCGATCGAGCACCCGCTGGTCGTCATGAGCCGTCATGCGGGTCCGGCCGACTCGATCCTGCTGATGTACGAACTGATGGTCCAGTTCGAGCGTCGGCCCCGGATCGTGCTCAAGGAGTCGCTGCAGTGGGATCCGGCGTTCGACATCCTGCTCAACCGTCTGCCGACCCACTTCGTCCGCCACGGCGCCGATCGCGACGAGGTCCTCGGTCTGCTCCGCGACCTGTCGTCCGACATGCAGCCCGGCGACGCGTTCGTGATCTTTCCCGAGGGTGGCAACTTCACGCCGCGTCGCCGGGAGCGGGCGATCGAGTACTTCGAACGGCAGGGCCGAACGGCCGAGGCGGAACGTGCACGCGGTCTGCAGCACGTGCTGCCGCCGCGAACGAACGGTGCGCTCGCCGCGCTCGACGGCTGCCCCTCGGCGTCGCCGGTGTTCGTGGCCCACACCGGCCTCGACGAGATCGCCGGGCCACGCGATCTGTGGCGGGCGATCCCCGACCACAAGGTGCTCGACATGGTCTTCGTCGCGGTGACGCGCGACCAGTTCCCCATCGACGACGCCGATCAGGTCGAGTTGATGTGGGCGGCCTGGGAGCTGATCGATCGGTGGATCGACGACGGGCGCACCGCTCCACCCGACCCCGACGCGTGA
- a CDS encoding putative bifunctional diguanylate cyclase/phosphodiesterase — MPARTERANTGDAGGLTHRLVARIAPDLSWWVLGAFGLVIALHATGIVGPLAYPFVILGGVACGIVGLRRHRPEPAWPWWILIGIGFLWTIAGVLREATGATGDLTSSRSLLPDLFALPGYLAFGVALVGLLRTRTATADRDVILDGLVLAAGAALGVHELLVIPTLGISDGWVMAQLAVVIYPVASICLLIIAARLAFSGGERTPAFLLLLAGTAALVVGDIVFALGEVGHMSGASQNLLEVPYLLVPACIGCALLHPSSARFTTVREESPSDLSMARRWVVGVSLVAPVVVLLSEGITISRLISAAICVALAITAVARIVGLMRSQAEHQDELTRRATHDELTGLPSRQLLSHRADELINTPGRRAAMMFIDLDRFKLVNDSMGHAAGDELLVQAAERLRRVAPPPIMVGRVSGDEFLVLIPDCNTAGALSVAERIRSTLAERYVLPDGIAVFTSASIGIAVSGFDGTCDANTMIREADAAMYRSKETGRDAITVFDTSMRERIERRVEIERTLRTAIERGEIGVAYQPVVSWPDGRVLGVEALARWTKGTERVAPTEFIDVAEESGLIIPLGAFVLDEALRQVAWMRANIPSAKDMYASVNVSPRQLQSDDFADIVAETLHRHHLPGGALFLEITESVMMGDTLAAASAMTALTSLDVRLSVDDFGTGFSSLSYLKRFPVDVVKIDRSFVSGLAHDESDASLVAAIIKMANALGLATIAEGVETHEQARRLIELGCTKMQGYLFSAPVPMGELVETVQAIGGRTTSFDRRRRCAPVR, encoded by the coding sequence GTGCCCGCCCGAACCGAACGTGCGAACACCGGCGATGCCGGTGGCTTGACGCATCGTCTCGTCGCGCGCATCGCACCCGACCTGTCGTGGTGGGTGCTCGGGGCGTTCGGGCTGGTCATCGCACTCCACGCCACCGGCATCGTCGGCCCACTCGCGTATCCGTTCGTGATCCTCGGCGGCGTCGCATGCGGCATCGTCGGTCTGCGTCGCCACCGCCCGGAACCGGCCTGGCCGTGGTGGATCCTGATCGGGATCGGCTTCCTGTGGACGATCGCCGGCGTGCTGCGCGAGGCGACCGGCGCCACCGGCGATCTCACCTCGAGCCGTTCGCTCCTCCCCGACCTGTTCGCGCTCCCGGGCTATCTGGCGTTCGGCGTCGCACTCGTCGGCCTGCTCCGCACCCGGACGGCCACGGCCGATCGCGACGTGATCCTCGACGGGCTGGTGCTCGCCGCCGGCGCGGCGCTCGGGGTCCACGAACTCCTGGTGATCCCGACGCTCGGCATCTCCGACGGCTGGGTGATGGCGCAGCTCGCCGTCGTCATCTACCCCGTTGCCTCGATCTGCTTGCTGATCATCGCCGCCCGCCTCGCATTCAGCGGTGGGGAGCGGACACCGGCGTTCTTGCTGCTCCTCGCCGGCACCGCGGCCCTCGTCGTCGGCGACATCGTGTTCGCGCTCGGCGAGGTCGGGCACATGTCCGGTGCATCGCAGAACCTGCTCGAGGTGCCGTACCTCCTCGTACCCGCGTGCATCGGGTGTGCGCTCCTGCATCCGTCGTCGGCCCGGTTCACGACGGTGCGAGAGGAGTCGCCGAGCGATCTCTCGATGGCGCGTCGATGGGTCGTCGGTGTCTCGCTCGTCGCTCCGGTCGTCGTGTTGCTGAGTGAGGGCATCACGATCAGTCGCCTGATCTCGGCAGCGATCTGCGTCGCACTCGCCATCACCGCGGTCGCTCGCATCGTCGGGCTGATGCGGAGCCAGGCCGAACACCAGGACGAGCTCACCCGACGCGCCACCCACGACGAACTGACCGGCCTCCCCTCGAGGCAGCTGCTGTCGCATCGTGCCGACGAGCTGATCAACACACCCGGCCGTCGGGCCGCGATGATGTTCATCGACCTCGACCGCTTCAAGCTCGTCAACGACTCGATGGGCCATGCGGCCGGCGACGAGCTGCTCGTCCAGGCCGCGGAGCGACTCCGTCGTGTCGCACCACCGCCGATCATGGTCGGGCGTGTGTCGGGTGACGAGTTCCTCGTCCTCATCCCCGACTGCAACACCGCGGGCGCCCTCTCGGTCGCCGAACGGATCCGATCGACACTCGCCGAGCGGTATGTCCTCCCCGACGGCATCGCCGTGTTCACGTCGGCGTCGATCGGCATCGCCGTCTCCGGTTTCGACGGTACCTGCGACGCGAACACGATGATCCGCGAGGCCGATGCCGCGATGTACCGGTCGAAGGAGACCGGTCGCGACGCGATCACCGTGTTCGACACCTCGATGCGAGAGCGCATCGAGCGCCGCGTCGAGATCGAACGCACCCTGCGGACGGCGATCGAACGCGGCGAGATCGGCGTCGCCTATCAACCCGTCGTGTCGTGGCCCGACGGTCGCGTCCTGGGCGTCGAGGCCCTCGCGCGATGGACGAAGGGCACCGAACGGGTCGCGCCGACGGAGTTCATCGACGTCGCCGAGGAGTCCGGACTCATCATCCCGCTCGGCGCGTTCGTGCTCGACGAGGCGCTCCGCCAAGTGGCGTGGATGCGGGCCAACATCCCGTCGGCCAAGGACATGTACGCGTCGGTCAACGTCTCTCCGCGCCAGCTCCAGTCGGACGACTTCGCCGACATCGTCGCCGAGACGCTCCATCGTCATCATCTGCCCGGCGGTGCGCTGTTCCTGGAGATCACCGAGAGCGTGATGATGGGCGACACCCTGGCGGCAGCGTCGGCGATGACCGCGCTCACCTCGCTCGACGTCCGTCTGTCGGTCGACGACTTCGGGACCGGCTTCTCCTCGCTGTCGTACCTCAAGCGGTTCCCGGTCGACGTCGTCAAGATCGACCGGTCGTTCGTGTCGGGCCTGGCCCACGACGAATCGGACGCGTCGCTCGTCGCAGCGATCATCAAGATGGCGAACGCGCTCGGCCTGGCCACGATCGCGGAAGGCGTCGAGACGCACGAGCAGGCTCGCCGCCTGATCGAGCTGGGTTGCACGAAGATGCAGGGCTACCTGTTCAGCGCCCCCGTGCCGATGGGCGAACTCGTGGAGACCGTGCAGGCGATCGGCGGGCGGACGACGTCGTTCGATCGACGCCGCCGTTGCGCACCCGTGCGCTGA
- a CDS encoding glycoside hydrolase family 32 protein: MVDSVPNDAGDAHRPLVHFTARRHWINDPNGPIVHGNRRHLFFQHNPNGLEWGDISWGHAVSDDLVTWQELPVAIPVADDHMIFSGSAAALPDGSIAAFYTGHRHADDPLRVRQDQRIAVSRDGGATFEPFGADPVIDLDLVDFRDPNVFWHAPTERWVMVVSLPDRRQVIVFGSTDLVTWGECSRFGPAGATIGIWECPALFELPALDRERRFTATRWVLKIDHNPGHVSGGSGGQYFVGDFDGFTFVPDHPTTEPRWVDWGADFYGALPFAGEPPTNERTWIAWMSNWDYAHDTPTSPWRGAMSLPRRIALVERAGEHVLVQRPVDALDHPSGTATESVGSVASSGRGTARWWGDAADPTPSVVEVADAYRLRLLVGGAGVTIRLGFGGDTAVTVSFDRGAQTLTVDRSASGEYPNERFSGIHSAPVPTDGPLDLDVVVDRSSVEVFADQGAVVFTELIFPPAGRRTVTITGADPGSIRLDSLV, encoded by the coding sequence ATGGTGGATTCCGTCCCGAACGACGCCGGCGATGCCCACCGCCCGCTCGTGCACTTCACGGCGCGGCGTCACTGGATCAACGACCCGAACGGTCCGATCGTCCACGGCAATCGTCGGCATCTCTTCTTCCAGCACAACCCGAACGGGCTCGAGTGGGGCGACATCTCGTGGGGGCACGCCGTGTCCGACGACCTGGTGACCTGGCAGGAGTTGCCCGTGGCGATCCCGGTCGCCGACGATCACATGATCTTCTCGGGCAGCGCCGCGGCGCTGCCCGACGGGTCCATCGCCGCGTTCTACACCGGGCACCGACACGCCGACGACCCGCTCCGGGTCCGTCAGGATCAGCGGATCGCCGTCAGCCGGGACGGGGGCGCCACGTTCGAACCGTTCGGTGCCGATCCGGTGATCGACCTCGACCTCGTCGACTTCCGCGACCCGAACGTGTTCTGGCACGCACCGACCGAACGCTGGGTCATGGTCGTCTCGTTGCCCGATCGTCGCCAGGTGATCGTGTTCGGTTCGACCGACCTGGTGACGTGGGGCGAGTGCTCGCGCTTCGGGCCGGCCGGAGCGACGATCGGGATTTGGGAGTGTCCGGCCCTGTTCGAGTTGCCGGCGCTCGATCGTGAGCGACGCTTCACCGCGACGCGCTGGGTGCTGAAGATCGACCACAACCCCGGGCACGTGTCGGGCGGCTCCGGCGGCCAGTACTTCGTCGGCGACTTCGACGGGTTCACGTTCGTGCCGGACCACCCGACGACCGAGCCGCGCTGGGTCGACTGGGGTGCCGACTTCTACGGCGCGCTGCCGTTCGCCGGTGAGCCCCCGACGAACGAGCGGACCTGGATCGCGTGGATGAGCAACTGGGACTACGCACACGACACGCCGACCTCACCGTGGCGCGGCGCGATGTCGTTGCCCCGGCGCATCGCACTGGTCGAACGCGCGGGCGAACACGTGCTCGTCCAGCGGCCGGTCGACGCGCTCGATCACCCGAGCGGCACAGCGACGGAAAGTGTCGGATCCGTTGCGTCGTCCGGTCGAGGTACAGCGAGGTGGTGGGGCGACGCAGCCGATCCGACGCCTTCCGTCGTCGAGGTGGCGGACGCGTATCGGTTGCGTCTGTTGGTCGGCGGGGCGGGTGTGACGATCCGGCTCGGGTTCGGTGGTGACACTGCGGTGACGGTGTCGTTCGACCGCGGAGCACAGACACTGACGGTCGACCGGTCGGCGTCGGGGGAGTACCCGAACGAACGGTTCTCCGGCATCCACTCGGCGCCGGTGCCGACCGACGGACCGCTCGATCTCGATGTCGTCGTCGACCGGTCGTCCGTCGAGGTGTTCGCCGATCAGGGCGCCGTGGTGTTCACCGAGTTGATCTTCCCACCGGCCGGTCGGCGAACCGTCACGATCACCGGCGCCGATCCCGGTTCGATCCGGCTCGACTCCTTGGTGTGA
- the galK gene encoding galactokinase has protein sequence MAFPTAAARALQRHRALWGDPDFAARAPGRVNLIGEHTDYNDGFTFPMGLPFDTVVSFESVGDPSTGAVTIDSAGFGSIEIVPGGDVPGWAKHLAGVIDLMEDAGIAARGWRACIDTDIPTGASLSSSAALEVATIRALLERAGVDWAPIDVARMGQRVENEVVGLQSGIMDQFISAGAVEGHASLMDCRALTLTPTRIPDHVVVAVMDTKTRRVLAEAAYDDRRSACERAAAAMGVAALRDATLDDLERVTDETDRRRAHHIITENARVVAFMEHLRDGDVTAVGARMNESHVSLRDDFEVSGPGLDAIVEVARSAPGCLGARMTGGGFAGCAVALVRADDAEAFAADVVDRYDYDGLTAEVWICEPSAGASISPAT, from the coding sequence GTGGCTTTCCCGACCGCAGCAGCACGTGCGCTCCAGCGACACCGAGCCCTCTGGGGCGACCCCGACTTCGCAGCCCGAGCGCCGGGGCGCGTCAATCTGATCGGCGAGCACACCGACTACAACGACGGCTTCACCTTCCCGATGGGGTTGCCGTTCGACACGGTGGTCAGCTTCGAATCGGTCGGCGACCCGTCGACGGGTGCCGTCACGATCGACTCGGCAGGGTTCGGTTCGATCGAGATCGTGCCCGGCGGCGACGTGCCGGGCTGGGCCAAGCATCTGGCCGGCGTCATCGACCTGATGGAGGATGCCGGCATCGCTGCTCGTGGCTGGCGCGCCTGTATCGACACCGACATCCCGACGGGGGCGAGCCTCTCGTCGTCCGCTGCACTCGAGGTGGCGACGATCCGCGCCCTGCTCGAACGAGCCGGCGTCGACTGGGCACCGATCGACGTCGCCCGCATGGGCCAGCGCGTCGAGAACGAGGTCGTCGGCCTGCAGAGCGGGATCATGGACCAGTTCATCTCGGCCGGCGCGGTCGAGGGCCACGCCAGCCTGATGGACTGTCGTGCCCTGACCCTGACCCCGACCCGGATCCCGGACCACGTCGTGGTCGCCGTCATGGACACCAAGACTCGCCGTGTGCTCGCCGAGGCGGCGTACGACGACCGTCGCAGCGCGTGCGAACGGGCCGCTGCTGCGATGGGCGTCGCGGCGCTTCGTGACGCGACGCTCGACGACCTCGAGCGCGTGACCGACGAGACCGATCGTCGTCGCGCGCATCACATCATCACCGAGAACGCACGTGTCGTCGCCTTCATGGAGCACCTCCGCGACGGCGATGTCACGGCCGTCGGCGCCCGGATGAACGAGAGCCATGTCTCGCTGCGCGACGACTTCGAGGTGTCCGGACCCGGTCTCGACGCGATCGTCGAGGTCGCTCGGTCGGCACCGGGATGCCTCGGCGCGCGGATGACCGGCGGCGGCTTCGCCGGCTGCGCGGTTGCGCTCGTGCGTGCCGACGACGCCGAGGCCTTCGCCGCCGACGTCGTCGACCGCTACGACTACGACGGTCTCACGGCCGAGGTCTGGATCTGCGAACCGTCCGCCGGGGCGTCGATCAGTCCGGCAACGTGA